A stretch of the Bacteroidales bacterium genome encodes the following:
- a CDS encoding DUF1573 domain-containing protein: MRTFILFTVLNFSFGLLFSQQEGPNIVFDNLQHDFGTIKEEAGKANCRFVFSNTGSQPLVVTRVQTSCGCASSNYTRQPVATGGKGFVEVSYDPAGRPGPFAKTITVYSNGINPTTVLTIKGTVTPKPRTIEDDYPRVMGDLRLQNNHFSFMNVFNTEKSTTEIPVVNVGETSLIIGFDKLPSYLTIQAIPSELKPNEKGVLKAVLDASKVNDYGFIVHRTAILLNGQKPQNSLISVTAVIKEDFSKLTQKELAKAPKIQFKSTDFDFKTVKAGDVVSCEFEFVNEGKTPLIIRKVKTGCGCTASTPPTESIKPGESSAIKVSFNTRNRSGRQAQYIDVYCNDPNQPEIKLKIGGVVEKE, from the coding sequence TCGGGCTTCTGTTTTCCCAACAAGAAGGACCTAACATAGTTTTTGACAACTTACAACACGATTTTGGGACAATCAAGGAAGAGGCAGGAAAAGCAAACTGTCGATTTGTTTTTAGCAACACAGGTTCGCAACCTTTAGTTGTAACACGGGTGCAAACGTCGTGTGGATGTGCATCGTCTAATTACACTAGACAACCGGTAGCGACAGGGGGGAAAGGATTTGTTGAAGTGTCATACGATCCCGCTGGCAGACCCGGTCCATTTGCAAAAACTATCACTGTCTATTCCAATGGAATCAATCCAACCACAGTTTTAACAATAAAAGGAACTGTTACGCCAAAGCCAAGAACAATTGAGGATGATTACCCCCGAGTAATGGGAGATCTAAGGTTACAAAACAATCACTTCTCTTTTATGAATGTTTTTAATACTGAAAAATCTACAACAGAAATTCCTGTGGTTAATGTAGGGGAAACCAGTCTAATAATTGGATTTGACAAATTACCGTCTTATTTGACAATTCAAGCGATACCTTCTGAGTTAAAACCAAATGAAAAAGGCGTTCTTAAAGCAGTATTAGATGCAAGTAAAGTCAACGATTATGGTTTTATTGTACACAGAACAGCAATTCTGTTAAATGGACAAAAACCACAAAACAGTTTGATTTCAGTAACAGCCGTTATTAAAGAAGACTTTTCCAAACTGACGCAAAAAGAGTTGGCAAAAGCTCCCAAAATACAGTTTAAGAGTACAGACTTCGATTTTAAAACTGTAAAAGCGGGCGATGTTGTTAGCTGCGAATTTGAATTTGTTAATGAGGGAAAAACACCTTTGATTATTCGTAAAGTAAAAACAGGATGTGGTTGTACTGCATCAACTCCGCCAACTGAATCTATTAAACCAGGTGAGAGTTCAGCAATAAAAGTAAGCTTTAACACCAGGAATAGGAGTGGTCGTCAGGCTCAATATATTGATGTATATTGCAACGATCCGAATCAACCTGAAATAAAATTGAAAATCGGAGGAGTTGTTGAGAAAGAATAA
- the meaB gene encoding methylmalonyl Co-A mutase-associated GTPase MeaB, translated as MKPDKEKQKSALQVNPGIEPPPTVNPNAVNALRKRRRKTYTVNEYVEGVLSGSRSMLGQAITLIESHLPEHIAMSYEIIEKCLPYSGNSVRIGITGVPGAGKSTFIEALGNEITSQGHKLAVLAIDPSSQRSKGSILGDKTRMEKLSTNDNAFIRPSPSAGSLGGVARKTRETVVLVEAAGYDTIFVETVGVGQSEIAVHSMVDFFLLLMLAGAGDELQGIKRGIMEMADLLIINKADGNNIDKANLAKAEYSSALQLFPLSPSGWRPTAMTASALYSIGMVEIWDTVKAYMNMTKENNFFYERRNEQSKFWMYETINETLRETFYSNPKVKEVIADIENEVLSNQMSPFKAANSLLDIHSRS; from the coding sequence ATGAAACCCGATAAAGAGAAACAAAAAAGTGCCTTACAGGTAAATCCCGGAATTGAGCCACCACCAACCGTTAACCCAAATGCAGTAAATGCACTGAGAAAACGAAGAAGAAAAACTTATACGGTTAACGAATACGTTGAGGGGGTTTTAAGTGGCAGTCGCTCTATGCTTGGGCAGGCTATAACATTAATAGAGAGCCATTTGCCCGAACATATCGCAATGTCGTATGAGATAATAGAAAAATGCTTGCCTTATTCGGGTAACTCCGTCAGAATAGGTATTACGGGAGTACCGGGTGCTGGAAAAAGTACTTTTATTGAGGCACTTGGCAACGAAATCACTTCACAAGGTCATAAATTAGCCGTTTTAGCTATTGACCCAAGCAGCCAGCGTTCAAAAGGCTCTATTCTCGGAGATAAAACCCGAATGGAGAAATTGTCGACCAACGATAACGCGTTTATCAGACCATCACCATCGGCGGGTTCGCTTGGTGGTGTTGCAAGAAAGACACGTGAAACCGTTGTCCTTGTCGAAGCAGCAGGATATGACACAATATTTGTCGAAACCGTAGGAGTAGGGCAGTCGGAGATTGCCGTTCACAGTATGGTCGATTTCTTTCTTTTGTTGATGTTGGCAGGTGCAGGAGATGAACTGCAAGGAATTAAGCGCGGAATAATGGAGATGGCTGACCTGTTAATAATAAACAAAGCTGACGGAAATAATATAGACAAGGCAAATTTGGCTAAAGCCGAATATTCAAGCGCATTGCAACTGTTCCCGTTAAGCCCATCGGGCTGGAGACCTACGGCAATGACAGCTTCTGCTCTTTATAGTATTGGCATGGTGGAAATATGGGATACAGTCAAAGCATATATGAATATGACAAAAGAGAATAATTTCTTTTATGAGCGTAGAAATGAGCAATCTAAGTTTTGGATGTATGAAACCATAAATGAAACATTGCGCGAAACGTTCTACTCTAATCCGAAAGTTAAAGAGGTTATAGCAGATATTGAAAACGAAGTTTTGAGTAATCAAATGTCGCCATTTAAGGCGGCAAACTCATTGTTGGATATTCATAGTCGCTCTTAG
- the ruvX gene encoding Holliday junction resolvase RuvX, whose protein sequence is MSRILAIDYGLKRCGIAVTDPLKIIAQGVTTVQTSTLMSFLDDYIQKEQVECIVVGLPKQMDNTPSEIEPHIAGFIKRFGAKYPAIPIKRVDERFTSKMSQQALITAGATKKQRSNKNLIDTISATIILQTYLEQKQ, encoded by the coding sequence ATGTCGCGAATACTTGCAATTGATTATGGATTAAAGCGTTGTGGTATTGCAGTTACTGATCCGTTGAAAATAATAGCACAAGGAGTTACAACCGTGCAAACATCAACGCTTATGAGCTTCCTAGACGACTATATACAAAAGGAGCAAGTTGAGTGCATAGTTGTAGGACTTCCAAAGCAGATGGACAATACACCAAGCGAGATTGAGCCTCATATTGCAGGATTTATTAAAAGATTTGGAGCTAAATATCCGGCAATACCAATAAAACGCGTTGACGAACGTTTTACAAGCAAAATGTCGCAACAAGCATTAATAACGGCAGGAGCCACAAAAAAACAACGAAGCAACAAAAATTTAATAGATACCATAAGCGCAACAATTATTTTACAA